One stretch of Flavobacterium sp. 9 DNA includes these proteins:
- a CDS encoding UxaA family hydrolase, with protein sequence MLENEVKRLVVKMHPEDNVLVALTDLVKGENVIFDNQTYILQDTIKAKHKFYTADLKAGAEITMYGVLVGKVQNDVAKGSLMTTDNLKHAAEPYQYRDVNFEWKAPDVSKYKDRTFKGYKRNDGRVGTANYWLFVPTVFCENRNLDVIREALHNELGYSVSDKYTQYTHSLLEAFKKGESLDTINVQLAPDINTNRVFKNVDGIKFLNHQGGCGGTRQDSATLSALLASYANHPNVAGITVLSLGCQHLQVQDFTNDVKKQNASFDKPLFIFEQQQSKSEEQLVADAIKKTFEGLIEINKHERVSAPLSELCLGVKCGGSDGFSGVSANPAVGYASDLLVALGGKVLLAEFPELCGVEQNLIDRCISEPVAKKFIDLMQSYDALAHKVGSGFHMNPSPGNIKDGLITDAIKSAGAAKKGGTAPVVDVLDYTEPATKAGLSLVCTPGNDVEATTGKAASGATLILFTTGLGTPTGNPVCPVIKVATNSILAQRMSDIIDIDCGPIISGEKTIEEMGEDILEYCIKAASGEIIPKAVLLNQDDFIPWKRGVSL encoded by the coding sequence ATGTTAGAAAACGAAGTTAAAAGATTGGTGGTGAAAATGCACCCGGAAGATAATGTGCTTGTAGCTTTAACAGATTTGGTAAAAGGAGAAAATGTGATTTTTGATAATCAGACTTATATCCTTCAAGATACTATTAAGGCAAAACATAAATTTTATACAGCAGATTTAAAAGCGGGAGCTGAAATAACGATGTATGGCGTTTTGGTTGGAAAAGTGCAAAATGATGTTGCTAAGGGAAGCCTAATGACAACAGATAATCTTAAACATGCCGCAGAACCTTATCAATATCGTGATGTTAATTTTGAATGGAAAGCACCAGATGTTTCAAAATATAAAGACAGAACTTTTAAAGGATATAAAAGAAATGACGGTCGTGTAGGAACTGCCAATTATTGGTTGTTTGTACCAACAGTATTTTGCGAAAATAGAAATCTTGACGTAATCCGTGAAGCTTTGCATAATGAGTTAGGATATTCAGTAAGCGATAAATACACACAATATACGCATAGTTTATTGGAGGCATTTAAAAAAGGAGAAAGTCTGGACACCATAAATGTTCAATTGGCTCCGGATATAAATACGAACCGCGTGTTTAAAAACGTAGATGGTATTAAATTTCTAAACCATCAGGGAGGTTGCGGAGGTACACGTCAGGATTCGGCTACCTTGAGCGCCTTACTGGCTTCTTATGCAAATCATCCAAACGTAGCAGGTATAACTGTATTGAGTTTGGGATGCCAGCATTTGCAAGTACAGGATTTTACAAATGATGTTAAAAAACAAAATGCATCTTTTGATAAACCATTATTTATTTTTGAGCAGCAACAATCTAAAAGTGAAGAACAATTAGTTGCCGATGCCATTAAAAAAACATTCGAAGGTTTAATCGAAATAAACAAACACGAAAGAGTTTCAGCGCCATTGAGCGAATTATGTTTGGGAGTTAAATGTGGTGGAAGTGATGGTTTTAGCGGAGTTTCTGCTAATCCGGCTGTGGGTTATGCTTCAGATTTACTGGTGGCTTTGGGCGGTAAAGTTTTGTTAGCAGAATTTCCCGAATTATGTGGAGTAGAACAGAATCTGATTGACCGTTGTATTTCAGAGCCAGTAGCTAAAAAATTCATTGATTTAATGCAGTCTTATGATGCTTTGGCACATAAAGTAGGTTCAGGATTTCACATGAATCCATCGCCGGGAAACATCAAAGACGGATTAATAACAGATGCTATAAAAAGTGCTGGAGCAGCTAAAAAAGGAGGGACAGCGCCAGTCGTTGATGTATTAGATTATACGGAACCAGCGACAAAAGCAGGTTTGAGTTTGGTTTGTACACCAGGAAATGATGTTGAAGCAACAACAGGAAAAGCAGCATCGGGAGCAACATTAATATTGTTTACAACAGGATTAGGAACTCCAACAGGTAATCCGGTTTGTCCTGTTATTAAGGTGGCTACAAATTCTATTTTGGCTCAAAGAATGAGCGATATTATTGATATTGATTGCGGTCCGATAATTAGTGGCGAAAAAACCATTGAAGAAATGGGCGAAGATATTTTGGAATATTGCATAAAAGCGGCTAGTGGAGAAATTATTCCAAAAGCGGTTTTGTTAAACCAGGATGATTTTATTCCGTGGAAACGTGGAGTATCATTGTAG
- the fucP gene encoding L-fucose:H+ symporter permease, producing the protein MALTTQIDVQKDVSSKENKKWLFPFILVTSLFFFWGFVHNLDPILIPHLRKAFNLTDLESSLIDSSVFIAYFVMALPAGYIMRKYGYKSGIMIGLVLFGIGSILFVPAANSLQYIYFLGALFVIACGLTFLETAANPYVTILGPSETATKRLNFSQSFNGLAAFIAPAYIGPMILSGKNLTQPQMDAMAPAELHAYVLEEAASVKMPYLILGLIILAVALVFYFTNMPDVKDEDKEGADGASFAGALKSMRLRWGILAQFFYVGAQVCVGSFFIKMATTSAGLEEGTAAKYLGFYGLAFMIGRFAGTFFMQYIKPRKLLIIYAIINILLSILAIVGTGMIVVYTLIAIAFFMSIMFPTIFSMGIDGLGHNTKIGSSLIVMSIVGGALLPPVLGFISDVTGSIQNGYVVPLTCFSVILLFAFNGHKTNKA; encoded by the coding sequence ATGGCATTGACAACTCAAATAGATGTTCAAAAAGATGTTAGTTCTAAAGAAAATAAAAAATGGTTGTTTCCTTTTATACTGGTAACCAGTTTGTTTTTTTTCTGGGGATTTGTACATAATCTAGATCCAATACTTATTCCTCATTTAAGAAAAGCATTTAATCTTACAGATTTAGAATCTTCTTTGATTGATTCCTCTGTCTTTATTGCCTATTTTGTTATGGCTTTGCCAGCCGGTTATATCATGAGAAAATACGGTTATAAATCCGGTATTATGATAGGATTGGTTTTGTTTGGTATTGGTTCGATTTTGTTCGTACCGGCTGCCAATTCACTGCAATATATTTACTTTTTAGGAGCTTTATTTGTTATAGCTTGCGGATTAACTTTCTTAGAAACAGCTGCAAACCCTTATGTGACAATATTAGGTCCGTCTGAAACAGCGACCAAAAGACTAAATTTTTCACAGTCATTTAACGGACTGGCTGCTTTTATAGCGCCTGCATATATTGGTCCAATGATTTTATCCGGAAAAAATTTAACTCAGCCTCAAATGGATGCGATGGCACCGGCAGAATTGCATGCTTATGTTTTGGAAGAAGCAGCAAGTGTAAAAATGCCTTATCTAATTTTGGGACTGATTATTTTGGCAGTAGCGTTAGTATTTTACTTCACCAATATGCCTGATGTAAAAGATGAAGATAAAGAAGGAGCAGACGGAGCAAGTTTTGCCGGAGCCTTGAAATCTATGCGTTTAAGATGGGGAATTTTAGCTCAGTTTTTTTATGTAGGAGCGCAGGTTTGTGTTGGAAGTTTTTTTATTAAAATGGCAACTACTTCGGCAGGTTTGGAAGAAGGTACTGCAGCCAAATATTTAGGATTTTATGGTTTGGCATTTATGATAGGACGTTTTGCCGGAACATTTTTCATGCAATATATAAAGCCAAGAAAACTATTAATCATTTATGCAATCATTAATATTCTCTTATCAATATTGGCAATAGTGGGAACAGGAATGATAGTAGTCTATACTTTAATAGCGATTGCATTTTTTATGAGTATCATGTTTCCTACTATTTTTTCAATGGGTATTGACGGACTCGGACATAATACAAAAATTGGATCTTCATTGATCGTAATGTCAATAGTTGGAGGAGCTTTACTTCCTCCGGTTTTAGGATTTATTTCAGATGTTACAGGAAGTATTCAAAATGGATATGTTGTTCCGTTGACCTGTTTTTCAGTAATACTATTGTTCGCATTTAACGGACATAAAACAAATAAAGCATAA
- a CDS encoding metallophosphoesterase, with product MKRRELLKYIGLTAGTVALTGSASIVSAAEKSYKSKRVLRIAHITDVHIRPEENAPDRFVKCLEEIKKHKIDFFLNGGDTIFAADYGNITRDRVNELWKVWYETTKGISDFEMHSCLGNHDMWWAAPDKQDSMYGKDYVVKQLGIPNRYYSFDKKGWHFIILDSNNGEGSLDDEQRLWLEKDLQAIPANTPVVCMSHYPILAVCTHVDGGNHTDSKYISDLFYKHKDKKITCLSGHIHLLDEAVYNNVHYYCNGALSGFWWEPGDKDSAGKSYYKQTPPGYAIIDLFEDGSVKNQYFPHSF from the coding sequence ATGAAAAGAAGAGAATTACTAAAATATATTGGTTTAACTGCCGGTACAGTTGCATTGACTGGTTCGGCATCTATTGTTTCTGCTGCAGAAAAAAGTTATAAATCTAAAAGAGTATTGCGTATTGCGCATATCACTGATGTGCACATCCGACCGGAAGAAAATGCGCCCGATCGTTTTGTAAAATGTTTGGAAGAAATAAAGAAACATAAAATAGATTTTTTCCTAAATGGAGGAGATACCATTTTTGCTGCTGATTATGGCAATATTACACGAGACAGAGTAAATGAATTATGGAAAGTTTGGTACGAAACGACCAAAGGAATAAGTGATTTTGAAATGCATAGTTGCCTTGGAAATCATGATATGTGGTGGGCTGCTCCGGACAAACAGGATTCGATGTATGGAAAGGACTATGTAGTAAAGCAATTAGGAATTCCAAATCGTTATTATAGTTTTGATAAAAAAGGATGGCATTTTATAATTTTAGACAGTAATAATGGCGAAGGTTCATTAGACGATGAACAGCGTTTGTGGTTAGAAAAAGATTTGCAGGCAATTCCTGCGAATACGCCAGTGGTTTGCATGAGTCATTATCCTATTCTTGCCGTTTGTACTCATGTTGACGGAGGAAACCACACCGATTCTAAATACATCAGCGATCTTTTTTATAAACACAAAGACAAAAAAATCACTTGCCTTAGCGGACATATTCATTTGCTGGACGAGGCCGTTTATAATAATGTACATTATTACTGCAATGGTGCTTTGAGTGGTTTTTGGTGGGAACCGGGAGATAAAGACTCCGCTGGAAAAAGCTATTATAAGCAAACGCCTCCGGGTTATGCCATTATAGATTTATTTGAAGACGGTTCTGTTAAAAATCAATATTTCCCCCATTCTTTTTGA
- a CDS encoding GH92 family glycosyl hydrolase — protein MNKNLKSAFFAILALCYLQMQSQSTKQNLTQYVDPFIGTGFHGHVFMGANVPFGAVQLGPVNISQGWDWCSGYHYSDPTIIGFSHTHLSGTGIGDLGDLLFMPAVGKINLKKGTAKEMENGYISGFDHKDEVAKPGYYSVILKKNGIKAEMTASERVGFQKYTFPASDKSHIILDLVEGIGWDKAVDTYIRVKNDTLIEGYRFSKGWAPDQRIYFAAILSKPAKKIQLYNNTKEMINKVVLGDSAKAVIQFSTLKDEVIKIKVGISAVSTENALMNIKKEISGWNFEKTATEADEKWNKELNKIAVKSNDIAKMKTFYTALYHTMIAPSTYNDSNGDYYGSDKQVHKAAGFTNLTTFSLWDTYRGANPLFTLTQTEKVSDIINSMLAIYQETGHLPVWHLMGNETYCMPGNSAIQIVADAYLKGIKGIDGELAFEAVKATVMQDDRGLNFVKKIGYIPADSLRESVAIGMEYAISDGAIAMMAKKMGKTEDYNYFYNRSKAYRKYYDASTTFVRGKVSDTEWRTPFDPFKSAHMKDDFAEGNAWQYTWLVPHDVEGLIAMLGGEKTFTKKLDTLFTIKGDMGAEASSDITGLIGQYAHGNEPSHHITYLYNFVGQPWKTAEKIRYIIDNLYSDKHDGLCGNEDVGQMSAWYVWSAMGMYSVNPFNGVYVFGSPTMDESVLNLVDGKSFTVKALNNNSKNIYIQKATLNGKAYTKSYILHSDIMKGGELIFTMGDKPSKTWGVSAKDRPYSVKAE, from the coding sequence ATGAATAAAAATTTAAAATCGGCATTTTTTGCAATTTTAGCGCTTTGCTATCTGCAAATGCAAAGTCAGAGTACTAAACAAAATTTGACACAATATGTAGATCCTTTTATTGGGACAGGATTTCACGGACACGTTTTCATGGGAGCAAATGTGCCTTTTGGAGCGGTTCAGTTGGGACCTGTAAACATATCACAAGGTTGGGATTGGTGTTCGGGTTATCATTATTCTGATCCTACTATTATCGGATTTTCGCACACACATTTAAGCGGAACCGGAATTGGTGATCTTGGAGATTTGCTTTTTATGCCAGCCGTTGGTAAAATTAACTTGAAAAAAGGAACTGCCAAAGAAATGGAAAACGGATATATTTCAGGTTTTGATCATAAAGATGAGGTTGCAAAACCAGGATATTATTCTGTTATTTTGAAGAAAAACGGAATCAAAGCCGAAATGACTGCTTCTGAAAGAGTTGGTTTTCAAAAATACACTTTCCCGGCTTCAGATAAATCACATATTATTTTAGATCTGGTTGAAGGAATTGGTTGGGATAAAGCGGTAGATACTTATATCAGAGTTAAAAATGATACTTTAATTGAAGGTTATCGTTTCTCAAAAGGCTGGGCTCCTGATCAAAGAATTTATTTCGCAGCAATTTTATCAAAACCCGCTAAAAAAATCCAATTGTACAACAATACAAAAGAGATGATAAATAAAGTGGTTTTGGGTGATAGTGCAAAAGCGGTGATTCAATTTTCGACTTTAAAAGATGAGGTAATTAAAATTAAAGTTGGAATTTCAGCTGTTAGCACTGAGAATGCTTTAATGAATATCAAAAAAGAAATTTCAGGTTGGAACTTCGAAAAAACAGCAACTGAGGCTGATGAAAAATGGAATAAAGAGCTGAATAAAATTGCAGTAAAATCGAATGATATCGCCAAAATGAAAACTTTCTATACTGCTTTATATCACACAATGATTGCACCTTCAACTTATAATGACAGCAATGGTGATTATTATGGTTCAGACAAACAAGTTCATAAAGCAGCCGGATTTACAAATTTGACAACTTTCTCATTATGGGATACTTATAGAGGTGCGAATCCTTTGTTTACCTTAACTCAAACCGAAAAAGTTTCGGATATAATCAATTCGATGTTGGCGATTTATCAAGAAACAGGACATCTTCCGGTTTGGCATTTAATGGGCAATGAAACCTATTGTATGCCTGGAAACAGTGCCATTCAGATTGTTGCCGATGCGTATTTAAAAGGAATCAAAGGAATTGACGGAGAATTGGCTTTCGAAGCAGTAAAAGCAACGGTAATGCAAGATGATCGTGGATTAAATTTCGTGAAAAAAATAGGCTACATTCCGGCAGATAGTTTGAGAGAATCGGTAGCAATTGGGATGGAATATGCAATTTCGGACGGAGCAATTGCTATGATGGCTAAAAAAATGGGCAAAACAGAAGATTATAATTATTTCTATAACCGCTCAAAAGCATACAGGAAATATTACGATGCTTCGACCACTTTTGTACGAGGAAAAGTCAGCGATACAGAATGGAGAACACCTTTTGATCCGTTTAAATCGGCACACATGAAAGATGATTTTGCCGAAGGAAATGCATGGCAATACACTTGGTTAGTGCCTCATGATGTAGAAGGGTTGATTGCAATGTTGGGAGGAGAAAAAACATTTACGAAAAAGCTGGATACTTTATTTACGATTAAAGGAGATATGGGAGCTGAGGCTTCAAGTGATATTACAGGTTTGATTGGGCAATATGCTCACGGAAACGAGCCAAGTCATCACATTACGTATCTGTATAATTTCGTGGGACAACCTTGGAAAACTGCAGAGAAAATACGTTACATCATAGACAATTTATATAGTGATAAACATGACGGATTGTGTGGAAACGAAGACGTAGGACAAATGTCGGCTTGGTACGTTTGGAGCGCCATGGGAATGTATTCTGTAAATCCATTCAACGGGGTTTATGTTTTTGGAAGTCCAACTATGGATGAATCAGTATTGAATTTGGTTGATGGAAAAAGCTTTACTGTGAAAGCATTAAACAACAATTCAAAGAATATCTACATTCAAAAAGCAACTTTAAACGGAAAAGCTTATACCAAAAGTTATATCCTTCATTCGGACATTATGAAAGGCGGTGAATTGATTTTTACAATGGGAGATAAACCGTCTAAAACTTGGGGAGTTTCTGCTAAAGACAGACCTTATTCTGTGAAAGCTGAATAG
- a CDS encoding glycoside hydrolase family 3 N-terminal domain-containing protein yields the protein MNCLKSYRFIMFFCFCIGIINAQQKAFPYKNQNLSIDKRVDDLLKQLTTEEKISLLGFESKAVKRLDIPQYNWWNESLHGLARAGKATVFPQAIGMAASFNDNLLNEVANAISTEARAKNNMAVAKDRRLQYMGLNFWSPNINIFRDPRWGRGQETYGEDPFLTGKMGTSYVKGLQGTDSKYMKTAACAKHFAVHSGPEKTRHSIDVIVDEKDLRETYLYAFKKLVDAHVETVMCAYNRVNSEPCCTGKTLLKDILRNEWKFGGHVVTDCWALQDIYDSHKTLPNSVTVAAAAIKAGVNMDCSGLLQKDAINALNQKLISLKDIDNALAPTLRTQFKLGFYDKAEDNPYRKYGIDSIANTYHRNLSRKMAEQSMVLLKNGEVGEKKTKLLPLKKEDYKSLMVVGPNAASLDALLGNYHGITDKAVNFVEGIAGAVDPDTRIEYDMGCDFNDTTNFGGVWAASMADLTIAVIGFTPVYEGEEGDAFLADGKGDRKNMDLPASHIAYIKALRKGTKTPLVAVVTGGSAVDISAIEPYVDAIVFAWYPGEQGGTALANLLFGKVSPSGHLPISFYKSFSDLPDYSSYAMKGRTYRYFDKEVQYPFGFGLSYTTFGYNWVQKPENIKTTSDKISMQIKIENTGQYDADEVAQVYIEYPNVDRMPLKELKAFKRVSISKGDSKTIALEIPLEELQKWDDAKKQFKIYEGKYNVKIGSNSRDAMLEASFEIVK from the coding sequence ATGAATTGTTTAAAAAGCTACAGATTTATAATGTTTTTTTGTTTTTGCATTGGGATTATAAATGCACAACAAAAAGCATTTCCGTATAAAAATCAGAATTTATCGATTGATAAAAGAGTAGACGATTTATTGAAACAATTGACTACCGAAGAGAAAATTTCTTTGTTAGGATTTGAAAGCAAAGCAGTAAAGAGATTGGATATTCCGCAATATAATTGGTGGAATGAATCTTTACACGGATTAGCCAGAGCCGGAAAAGCGACCGTTTTTCCACAAGCGATCGGAATGGCGGCTTCCTTTAATGATAATTTATTAAATGAAGTGGCAAATGCTATTTCAACAGAGGCAAGAGCTAAGAATAATATGGCTGTTGCCAAAGACCGCCGTTTGCAATATATGGGATTGAATTTTTGGTCACCAAATATCAATATTTTCAGAGATCCGCGTTGGGGAAGAGGGCAGGAAACCTATGGAGAAGATCCTTTTCTTACCGGAAAAATGGGAACATCTTATGTCAAAGGATTACAAGGAACAGATTCAAAATACATGAAAACAGCGGCTTGTGCCAAACATTTTGCCGTGCACAGCGGACCTGAAAAAACAAGACATTCTATTGATGTTATTGTGGATGAAAAAGATTTGAGAGAAACTTATTTATACGCTTTCAAAAAATTGGTTGATGCCCATGTAGAAACTGTTATGTGCGCTTACAATCGAGTAAATTCAGAACCTTGTTGTACCGGGAAAACCTTATTAAAAGATATTTTACGCAATGAATGGAAATTTGGCGGACACGTTGTGACTGATTGTTGGGCATTACAGGATATTTATGATAGTCATAAAACCTTGCCAAATAGTGTAACTGTCGCAGCGGCAGCAATTAAAGCCGGAGTAAATATGGATTGCAGCGGATTGTTGCAAAAAGATGCAATCAATGCATTGAATCAGAAGTTGATTTCCCTAAAAGATATCGATAATGCATTAGCTCCAACTTTGCGTACACAATTCAAATTAGGATTTTATGACAAAGCAGAGGATAATCCGTATAGAAAATATGGAATAGACAGTATTGCCAATACGTACCACAGAAATCTTAGCCGAAAAATGGCAGAGCAAAGTATGGTTTTGTTGAAAAATGGAGAAGTAGGTGAGAAAAAAACAAAACTGCTTCCTTTGAAAAAAGAAGATTATAAATCGTTGATGGTTGTTGGTCCAAATGCAGCTTCGTTAGATGCTTTACTAGGAAATTACCATGGAATCACCGATAAAGCCGTAAATTTTGTAGAAGGAATTGCCGGAGCTGTAGATCCTGATACTCGTATAGAATATGATATGGGTTGCGATTTTAACGATACGACTAATTTTGGCGGAGTTTGGGCTGCTTCAATGGCCGATTTGACGATTGCAGTAATTGGTTTTACACCAGTTTATGAAGGCGAAGAAGGCGATGCTTTTTTGGCTGATGGTAAAGGCGACAGAAAAAATATGGATTTACCGGCTTCGCATATTGCATACATAAAAGCACTTCGAAAAGGAACTAAAACGCCTCTTGTGGCTGTAGTAACAGGTGGAAGCGCTGTCGATATTTCGGCGATTGAACCTTATGTTGATGCAATTGTTTTTGCGTGGTATCCGGGTGAACAAGGCGGAACGGCTTTGGCTAATCTGCTTTTTGGAAAAGTATCTCCGTCAGGACATTTACCAATTAGTTTTTATAAATCTTTCAGCGATTTACCGGATTATAGTAGTTATGCGATGAAAGGCAGAACCTATCGTTATTTTGATAAAGAAGTACAATATCCTTTCGGATTTGGATTAAGCTACACGACTTTTGGATACAATTGGGTTCAAAAACCGGAGAATATCAAAACTACTTCTGATAAAATTTCGATGCAAATTAAAATTGAAAACACAGGGCAATATGATGCAGATGAAGTAGCTCAGGTATATATCGAATATCCAAATGTAGACAGAATGCCTTTGAAAGAATTGAAGGCTTTCAAACGAGTGTCAATTTCTAAAGGAGATTCTAAAACAATCGCGTTAGAAATTCCGTTGGAAGAACTTCAAAAATGGGATGATGCTAAAAAACAATTCAAAATCTACGAAGGAAAATATAATGTAAAAATTGGTTCCAATTCTAGAGATGCAATGTTAGAAGCGAGTTTCGAAATTGTGAAGTAG
- a CDS encoding GLPGLI family protein, giving the protein MKKTLFTFFAFFIISLSFAQKTIKVSYQRSYNGKLIENQDPLFLYTSKDLSLITTDKIMQKKADFPFEQTFVDFNTKTIFQLAQLTVNKSILGQDAEALGKQKFEFSTETKKILGYVCKKAVTSVNSNRIEIWYTNELGLKGGPGVLGQDLGLVLETNRNGNSIVTASKIETLKTIPLFLKIPAVQTVDQLTYKDLLWKSRFVNIAVFNKEQIHFAGDAKSNDSIFRFASGTIIVRKVKFPEIKKGSAIFADVTQQSNGDAYDRTGSVFMIPTDKKTSFLDGLKNGVQTLPVYENGNGKKYQGVVGTNDYTPLLEMMRFFTPFGVKHFNYLQLKNKVWQDSVFYRQDISLLQPKLSNQEVYIGMFIGNYDAGGHKASLNISIHQGEDNNEKGDFILPLFNTLNVMEMAGQDYATMFDNEKGLEMTFEVPEGYKNFKLSYTTTGHGGWENGDEFLQKKNTIFIDNKEVFGFTPWRTDCGSYRLSNPASGNFGNGLSSSDLSRSNWCPGTTTNPNLIDLGNLSAGKHTIHVSIPMGKPEGTSSSAWNVSGFLIGEK; this is encoded by the coding sequence ATGAAAAAAACTTTATTTACATTCTTTGCCTTTTTCATAATCTCTTTGTCATTTGCTCAAAAAACAATTAAAGTTAGTTATCAAAGAAGTTACAACGGAAAACTGATCGAGAATCAGGATCCATTGTTTTTATATACTTCAAAAGACTTGAGTTTGATAACGACGGATAAAATCATGCAAAAAAAAGCAGATTTTCCATTCGAGCAGACTTTTGTAGATTTTAATACCAAAACGATTTTCCAATTGGCGCAATTAACCGTAAACAAATCAATTTTAGGTCAGGACGCCGAAGCTTTAGGAAAGCAAAAATTTGAATTCAGTACTGAAACCAAAAAAATTCTGGGCTACGTTTGCAAAAAAGCTGTTACTTCTGTTAACTCCAATAGAATTGAAATTTGGTATACGAATGAATTAGGATTAAAAGGAGGACCTGGTGTATTGGGGCAAGATTTAGGTTTGGTTTTAGAAACAAATCGCAATGGAAATTCTATAGTTACGGCTTCAAAAATCGAAACTTTAAAAACAATTCCATTATTTTTAAAAATCCCTGCGGTTCAAACCGTTGATCAATTGACTTATAAAGATCTATTATGGAAAAGCCGTTTTGTAAATATCGCTGTTTTCAATAAAGAACAAATTCATTTTGCAGGCGATGCAAAATCAAATGACAGCATTTTTAGATTTGCAAGCGGAACTATAATTGTCCGAAAAGTAAAATTTCCTGAAATAAAAAAAGGAAGTGCCATTTTTGCCGATGTAACTCAACAATCAAATGGTGATGCTTACGACAGAACTGGTTCGGTTTTTATGATTCCAACTGATAAAAAAACTTCTTTTCTGGACGGATTAAAAAATGGTGTCCAGACATTACCCGTTTATGAAAACGGAAACGGTAAAAAATATCAAGGTGTTGTGGGAACTAACGACTATACTCCTTTATTGGAAATGATGCGCTTTTTTACTCCTTTTGGTGTGAAGCATTTCAATTATTTACAACTAAAAAACAAGGTTTGGCAGGATAGTGTTTTCTATCGTCAGGACATTTCATTATTACAGCCTAAATTAAGCAATCAGGAAGTATATATAGGGATGTTTATTGGTAATTATGATGCTGGCGGACATAAAGCGAGTTTGAATATTTCGATTCACCAAGGTGAAGATAACAATGAGAAGGGCGATTTTATTTTGCCGCTTTTCAATACTTTGAATGTAATGGAAATGGCAGGACAAGATTACGCTACAATGTTTGACAACGAAAAAGGACTCGAAATGACTTTTGAAGTACCAGAAGGATACAAAAATTTTAAACTGAGTTATACTACAACTGGTCATGGAGGCTGGGAAAATGGCGATGAGTTTTTACAAAAAAAGAATACCATTTTTATTGACAACAAAGAAGTTTTTGGATTTACTCCGTGGCGCACCGATTGCGGTTCATACAGATTAAGTAATCCCGCTTCTGGGAATTTTGGTAATGGATTATCATCATCAGATTTAAGCCGTTCTAACTGGTGTCCGGGAACAACTACCAATCCTAATTTGATTGATTTAGGAAATCTTTCGGCAGGAAAACATACGATTCACGTTTCGATTCCGATGGGAAAACCTGAAGGAACCAGCAGCAGCGCCTGGAATGTATCCGGATTTTTGATTGGAGAAAAATAA
- a CDS encoding M20/M25/M40 family metallo-hydrolase — MFKKIIFLSIVAFIATEKGTAQSTFSAKRFLQHDTYLASDKLEGRLAGTKGNNEAAAYIKKYFKKFGLKKFNNNYYQPFKIFIKPDINKMKSDSVSTQNVVGYIEGSDENLKKEFIVIGAHYDHWGWGGKGSGSKKKDTIAIHNGADDNASGVSALLSILEELHHNKIAPKRSIIFISFSGEEEGLLGSKYFVNHLPVDKSAVKVMINMDMVGRLNDKKELYMGGAGTFPDGVELMKKLGEGSGLNPIVFAGDVGGSDHVTFYKNNISAIGLHTGGHPQYHTPEDDTALINSEGAVLVCQYIYNALTSIANYGQSLSFIKQD; from the coding sequence ATGTTTAAAAAAATTATTTTCCTCTCTATTGTCGCTTTTATAGCAACTGAAAAAGGAACCGCACAATCAACATTTTCAGCAAAAAGATTCCTTCAACACGATACTTATTTGGCGTCAGATAAGTTAGAAGGTCGTCTTGCCGGAACAAAGGGCAACAATGAAGCGGCAGCTTACATCAAAAAATATTTTAAAAAATTTGGATTGAAAAAATTCAACAACAATTATTATCAGCCGTTCAAAATATTCATAAAACCCGATATCAACAAAATGAAATCGGATAGCGTATCGACTCAAAATGTGGTAGGTTATATAGAAGGTTCTGATGAAAATCTAAAAAAAGAATTCATCGTGATTGGGGCACATTATGACCATTGGGGATGGGGCGGAAAAGGTTCCGGCAGCAAGAAAAAAGATACGATAGCAATTCATAATGGAGCTGATGATAATGCTTCTGGTGTTTCGGCCCTTTTATCAATTTTGGAAGAACTTCATCATAATAAAATTGCTCCAAAAAGAAGTATCATCTTTATTTCTTTTAGCGGTGAAGAAGAAGGTTTATTGGGTTCTAAGTATTTTGTTAATCACCTTCCGGTAGATAAAAGTGCTGTAAAAGTAATGATCAACATGGATATGGTAGGGAGATTGAACGATAAAAAAGAATTGTATATGGGCGGCGCTGGTACTTTTCCAGATGGTGTCGAATTAATGAAAAAACTAGGCGAAGGCAGCGGACTTAATCCAATTGTTTTTGCAGGAGATGTAGGTGGTTCTGATCATGTTACGTTCTACAAAAATAATATTTCTGCTATTGGATTACATACTGGCGGACATCCACAATATCACACTCCGGAAGATGATACAGCTTTGATTAACAGCGAAGGAGCAGTTTTGGTTTGTCAATACATTTACAATGCCTTGACTTCTATTGCAAATTATGGGCAATCTTTAAGTTTTATTAAGCAAGACTAG